In a single window of the Arachis hypogaea cultivar Tifrunner chromosome 6, arahy.Tifrunner.gnm2.J5K5, whole genome shotgun sequence genome:
- the LOC112696829 gene encoding vacuolar lysine transporter YPQ1, translating into MTMRALEGFSLYHMSSSTRETASYILGVISVIVWVIAEIPQIITNYTAKSAKGLSLTFLFTWVIGDIFNLLGCILEPATLPTQLYVAVLYTIITIALGSQTIYYEHIYHGQKYKRQHEPETSEIFRRSNSAEQKASDAEHNDEYDDFSDGAKMSSPIPFPGQPQSPNSELFYQSARYLSKSFTPTAGSVLAQRASPTSSYVGSIHEGLLGSAAIRQSAPAIKIKSTFCLVSTLTFLGAINFLQSLDRRIDPLISNPRQEVVIYVGRKLFQVGGEQMLEEGLAGSLGTLLGWAMTFIYLGGRLPQICLNIRRGHAEGLNPLMFLFALMGNATYVGSILVISLEWSRIKPNLPWLVDAGGCVLLDGFILMQFMYFRFWSSPQSDYKPLTVA; encoded by the exons ATGACTATGAGAGCCTTAGAGGGCTTCTCTCTATACCACATGAGCAGCAGTACAAGGGAGACAGCTTCTTACATTTTAGGTGTAATCAGTGTCATTGTTTGGGTTATTGCTGAGATACCTCAAATAATCACAAACTACACTGCAAAATCTGCTAAGGGTCTCTCTCTCACTTTCTTGTTCACATGGGTAATCGG AGATATCTTCAACCTCTTGGGATGCATTCTTGAGCCTGCAACT CTTCCAACTCAGTTATATGTGGCAGTG CTTTATACCATAATAACCATTGCACTTGGTTCGCAAACCATTTATTATGAGCACATATATCATGGACAAAAGTACAAGAGACAGCACGAG CCTGAGACATCAGAAATATTTAGACGAAGCAACAGTGCAGAGCAAAAAGCTAGTGATGCTGAGCataatgatgaatatgatgatttcAGTGATGGTGCTAAAATGAGTTCTCCTATTCCTTTTCCAGGACAACCTCAAAGTCCCAATTCAGAATTATTCTACCA GTCAGCAAGATATTTGTCTAAGAGTTTTACACCAACAGCAGGATCTGTCTTAGCCCAAAGAGCATCACCAACATCCTCTTATGTAGGCTCCATACATGAGGGTCTGCTCGGTTCAGCTGCCATCCGACAATCTGCGCCAGCTATAAAGATCAAGAGTACTTTTTGTTTG GTGTCAACATTAACTTTTCTTGGTGCTATCAACTTCCTTCAATCACTGGATAGAAGAATTGACCCCTTGATCTCCAACCCAAGACAAGAAGTTGTGATTTATGTTGGAAGAAAGCTCTTTCAG GTTGGTGGCGAGCAGATGCTAGAAGAAGGTTTAGCAGGAAGCCTCGGGACCTTACTTGGTTGGGCAATGACATTTATATATTTGGGTGGAAGGCTGCCTCAAATATGTCTGAAT ATCAGAAGAGGTCATGCTGAG GGCCTCAATCCTTTGATGTTTCTTTTTGCTTTAATGGGGAATGCCACTTATGTTGGAAG caTACTTGTGATCAGCTTGGAATGGTCAAGAATCAAACCAAATCTACCATGGCTAGTGGATGCAGGAGGATGTGTCCTTCTAGATGGCTTT attttgatgcaatttatgtATTTCCGCTTTTGGAGCTCTCCTCAGAGTGATTATAAACCTCTGACTGTTGCTTAA
- the LOC112696830 gene encoding uncharacterized protein isoform X1, producing MALLPSPLRTLFHNISSQRFLPNPIITLNHTLTPSKEIMHLNHSRSSNSMALAVSYRYFTEEGEEDEEDHNFDEAVALFNGGEYYKCHDYLEALWHNAEDPTRTLIHGILQCAVGFHHLFNQVNHRGAMMQLGEGLCKLRKMEFSNGPFQKFEREISAVLDFIYQTQIELAACSEDMCVAMDQTERSYQLLGEYAAGQRVYDLELGHDAIVYIVFCPQGSYGITEAPRVKLPTLKATTEHLMAYEY from the exons ATGGCTCTTCTTCCCTCTCCTCTCAGAACTCTCTTCCATAATATCTCATCCCAACGGTTTCTTCCAAACCCCATCATCACTCTTAATCATACACTCACTCCCTCAAAGGAGATTATGCACCTGAACCACAGTAGAAGCAGCAACTCCATGGCCTTGGCTGTTTCCTACAGATATTTCACTGAGGAGGGAGAAGAGGATGAAGAGGACCACAACTTTGATGAAGCTGTGGCTCTCTTCAATGGTGGAGAGTACTATAAATGCCATGACTATCTTGAAGCTCTTTGGCACAATGCCGAAGACCCTACCAGGACATTGATTCATGGAATACTCCAATGTGCAGTTGGTTTTCATCATCTCTTCAACCAGGTT AATCACAGAGGAGCAATGATGCAGTTAGGAGAAGGACTATGTAAGCTGAGAAAGATGGAGTTCTCAAATGGTCCATTTCAAAAGTTTGAGAGGGAGATCTCTGCTGTGTTGGACTTTATCTACCAGACACAGATTGAATTAGCAGCAT GTAGTGAGGATATGTGTGTTGCAATGGATCAAACAGAAAGATCATACCAACTTCTTGGGGAATATGCTGCAGGGCAGCGTGTATATGATCTGGAACTTGGTCATGATGCAATAGTTTACATTGTGTTCTGCCCTCAAGGATCTTATGGCATCACTGAAGCCCCGAGGGTAAAGCTTCCTACACTTAAGGCTACTACTGAACATCTAATGGCCTATGAATACTAG
- the LOC112696830 gene encoding uncharacterized protein isoform X2 codes for MALLPSPLRTLFHNISSQRFLPNPIITLNHTLTPSKEIMHLNHSRSSNSMALAVSYRYFTEEGEEDEEDHNFDEAVALFNGGEYYKCHDYLEALWHNAEDPTRTLIHGILQCAVGFHHLFNQNHRGAMMQLGEGLCKLRKMEFSNGPFQKFEREISAVLDFIYQTQIELAACSEDMCVAMDQTERSYQLLGEYAAGQRVYDLELGHDAIVYIVFCPQGSYGITEAPRVKLPTLKATTEHLMAYEY; via the exons ATGGCTCTTCTTCCCTCTCCTCTCAGAACTCTCTTCCATAATATCTCATCCCAACGGTTTCTTCCAAACCCCATCATCACTCTTAATCATACACTCACTCCCTCAAAGGAGATTATGCACCTGAACCACAGTAGAAGCAGCAACTCCATGGCCTTGGCTGTTTCCTACAGATATTTCACTGAGGAGGGAGAAGAGGATGAAGAGGACCACAACTTTGATGAAGCTGTGGCTCTCTTCAATGGTGGAGAGTACTATAAATGCCATGACTATCTTGAAGCTCTTTGGCACAATGCCGAAGACCCTACCAGGACATTGATTCATGGAATACTCCAATGTGCAGTTGGTTTTCATCATCTCTTCAACCAG AATCACAGAGGAGCAATGATGCAGTTAGGAGAAGGACTATGTAAGCTGAGAAAGATGGAGTTCTCAAATGGTCCATTTCAAAAGTTTGAGAGGGAGATCTCTGCTGTGTTGGACTTTATCTACCAGACACAGATTGAATTAGCAGCAT GTAGTGAGGATATGTGTGTTGCAATGGATCAAACAGAAAGATCATACCAACTTCTTGGGGAATATGCTGCAGGGCAGCGTGTATATGATCTGGAACTTGGTCATGATGCAATAGTTTACATTGTGTTCTGCCCTCAAGGATCTTATGGCATCACTGAAGCCCCGAGGGTAAAGCTTCCTACACTTAAGGCTACTACTGAACATCTAATGGCCTATGAATACTAG